In Maridesulfovibrio sp., the following proteins share a genomic window:
- a CDS encoding bifunctional riboflavin kinase/FAD synthetase, which produces MIIAKSIDQIVKPQEGSCVTIGNFDGVHKGHQKLINSTCRKARANGLASVVVTFDPHPLRVLVNSKTPPFITLTSQKLELIALHKPDIILALNFTRDMAALSPEEFIQQYLIAPLGMKEMVVGYDYALGKGRSGNYKTIVELGRKYDYGVERLDPVIINDAVVSSSRIRDLVSEGNVWDVRSLLGRFYQVRGEVVHGMDRGGKLLGFPTANIKLEDELFPKKGVYAIRVEVEGKVLPGVANIGKNPTFGNEALSVEAHILDFSENIYGKDIRVHFIQRIRSEKKFNGLDELKERISIDIGLAREILSYPESQVRPGLHLSESEPGVE; this is translated from the coding sequence ATGATAATCGCAAAATCAATTGACCAAATAGTTAAGCCTCAGGAAGGCTCATGTGTAACAATCGGCAACTTCGACGGAGTCCACAAGGGACACCAGAAACTGATCAACAGTACGTGCCGGAAAGCCAGGGCCAACGGCCTCGCCAGTGTAGTTGTAACTTTTGACCCTCACCCTCTGCGAGTGCTTGTAAACAGCAAGACCCCGCCCTTCATTACTCTCACATCCCAAAAGCTTGAATTGATAGCCCTGCACAAACCGGACATCATTCTGGCCCTTAATTTTACCAGAGACATGGCAGCCCTTTCCCCTGAGGAATTCATTCAGCAGTACCTTATTGCTCCGCTTGGAATGAAAGAGATGGTCGTGGGCTATGACTACGCTTTGGGCAAAGGACGCAGTGGAAACTATAAAACCATTGTGGAACTAGGCCGCAAATATGATTACGGTGTGGAGCGTCTTGATCCGGTCATTATTAATGACGCGGTAGTCAGCTCTTCGCGAATCCGCGACCTTGTCAGCGAAGGCAATGTATGGGATGTCCGCTCTTTGCTGGGACGTTTTTATCAGGTGCGCGGAGAAGTTGTGCATGGCATGGACCGTGGCGGCAAGCTGCTCGGATTTCCCACTGCCAACATAAAGCTTGAAGACGAACTTTTCCCCAAAAAAGGTGTTTACGCCATCCGGGTTGAAGTAGAAGGCAAGGTTCTGCCCGGTGTTGCCAACATCGGAAAGAACCCGACTTTCGGCAACGAAGCCCTTTCGGTTGAAGCACATATTCTCGATTTTTCCGAAAATATATACGGCAAAGATATCCGCGTTCATTTCATCCAGCGCATCCGCTCAGAAAAGAAATTCAACGGGCTTGATGAGCTGAAAGAACGTATCAGCATCGATATCGGACTTGCACGGGAAATTCTTTCTTACCCTGAATCACAGGTCCGCCCCGGACTGCATCTCAGTGAATCAGA
- a CDS encoding M48 family metalloprotease yields the protein MPRRNKAIIQLTALILIFFFSFWITPQATANSLFGSFTVKDEIKLGKEFDRMVRSRLPIILDPQIDGYVKKLVARVAEHIPPQPFPIKATVIRSNSMNAFAVPGGYVYVYTGLILNMKHESELAAVIGHELAHVSLRHVARRMEQMQLVSIASMIGTLAGMMLGMAGGGSNMSNLGSAIAMGSMGGAQSAYLNYTQENEREADHLGMNYLVAAGYNPESMVDGFKVMKQRQWHMSNTNIPTYLSTHPGLDARIGYLQERLKRMPPEYTKRRDDDADFLKVQTLIRARLTATDVGLAYYHAIPENKRTCLDHLGLGILYSRTKQNKNAASEFSKARELCPAETLILREEGRFYFTIGQMDKASPLLREAYLRDPTDVMALFFIARIEGARKNYKQAILTMRRVAEMVPHDQEIHYHLGRMLGESGHYFQAHAQLAYAALYGNNPKQAQFHLRKAEGLAKTQKQREELEKLQQAIDPRPQDEKNDKKQDK from the coding sequence ATGCCTCGCAGAAACAAAGCTATCATCCAGCTCACAGCACTGATCCTGATCTTTTTCTTCAGTTTCTGGATAACACCTCAGGCTACAGCAAATTCCCTATTTGGCAGCTTCACAGTTAAAGACGAAATTAAACTGGGTAAAGAATTTGACAGAATGGTCCGCAGCAGGTTGCCCATCATTCTTGACCCGCAGATTGACGGATACGTTAAGAAACTTGTCGCGAGGGTAGCCGAGCATATTCCGCCCCAGCCGTTTCCTATTAAGGCAACGGTAATCCGTAGTAACTCAATGAATGCTTTCGCTGTACCGGGCGGCTACGTTTACGTGTACACCGGGCTGATCCTGAACATGAAGCATGAATCAGAGCTTGCTGCTGTTATCGGTCACGAGCTTGCACACGTATCCCTGAGACACGTGGCCCGGCGCATGGAACAGATGCAACTGGTCAGCATCGCCAGCATGATCGGGACCTTGGCTGGTATGATGCTCGGAATGGCCGGGGGAGGTAGTAACATGAGCAACTTAGGCTCGGCCATTGCAATGGGATCAATGGGCGGAGCGCAGAGTGCCTACCTCAATTATACGCAGGAAAACGAGCGTGAGGCTGACCATCTGGGCATGAACTACCTTGTCGCTGCTGGCTACAACCCCGAGAGCATGGTTGATGGTTTCAAAGTAATGAAACAGCGCCAGTGGCACATGAGTAACACCAATATTCCGACCTACCTCTCCACCCACCCCGGACTCGACGCCCGAATCGGATACCTACAGGAACGCCTTAAGCGCATGCCGCCGGAATATACTAAGCGCCGGGATGACGATGCTGATTTCCTCAAAGTTCAGACACTTATCAGGGCAAGACTGACCGCAACTGATGTTGGACTTGCGTACTACCATGCTATCCCGGAAAACAAACGGACCTGTCTGGACCATTTAGGACTGGGCATCCTTTATTCCCGTACCAAGCAAAATAAGAATGCAGCCAGTGAATTCAGCAAGGCCCGCGAGCTTTGCCCCGCTGAGACACTAATCCTCCGTGAAGAAGGGCGTTTTTATTTTACTATCGGCCAGATGGACAAAGCATCTCCATTATTGCGTGAAGCATACCTGCGTGATCCTACCGATGTCATGGCTCTTTTTTTCATCGCCCGAATTGAAGGTGCTCGTAAAAATTATAAACAGGCCATCCTGACTATGCGCCGTGTTGCGGAAATGGTTCCCCACGATCAGGAAATCCATTACCACCTTGGACGGATGCTTGGTGAATCTGGGCACTATTTTCAGGCCCATGCCCAGCTCGCCTACGCAGCTCTTTACGGTAACAACCCCAAACAGGCTCAATTTCATCTGCGCAAGGCTGAAGGACTGGCTAAAACCCAAAAGCAAAGGGAAGAACTTGAAAAGCTACAGCAGGCTATAGATCCCAGACCCCAAGATGAAAAAAATGACAAAAAACAGGATAAGTAA
- a CDS encoding CarD family transcriptional regulator, producing the protein MFELEQLVVYPSQGVGKVERIESQEIGGSTAEFYIVRILSNNVTLMVPVMNAHNVGLRAVCDKEAGLSIFECLKDRSDFTGYTGQNWNRRYREYSEKLKSGDLQDVAYVLKELFLIGRDKELSFGERRLLEQAMGLVSMELSFALGLDQEEIKEEINALFSDVLEKQEEES; encoded by the coding sequence GTGTTTGAGCTAGAACAGCTGGTTGTCTATCCTTCACAGGGTGTAGGCAAAGTAGAACGTATTGAAAGTCAGGAAATCGGCGGATCTACCGCTGAGTTTTATATTGTCCGCATCTTAAGCAACAATGTTACGCTCATGGTTCCGGTCATGAACGCACATAATGTCGGCCTGCGTGCTGTATGCGATAAAGAAGCGGGCTTGAGCATTTTTGAATGCCTTAAGGACAGGTCAGACTTTACCGGCTACACAGGCCAGAATTGGAATAGACGCTACCGCGAATACTCCGAAAAATTAAAAAGCGGAGACCTGCAGGACGTAGCTTACGTTTTAAAAGAACTTTTCCTCATCGGACGTGATAAAGAGCTTTCTTTTGGTGAACGCCGTCTTCTGGAACAGGCGATGGGCCTGGTTTCCATGGAACTTTCCTTCGCTCTCGGCCTTGACCAGGAAGAAATCAAAGAAGAAATCAATGCATTATTCAGTGACGTTCTGGAAAAACAGGAAGAGGAATCCTGA
- the rho gene encoding transcription termination factor Rho, with the protein MGQDKKIQNLNLTELKQKNMSDLMELAAKFKVENPSGMRKQELIFSLLQGCAAQNGQIYGEGVLEVLPDGFGFLRSPTYSYMPGPDDIYVSPSQIRRFGLRKGDIISGQIRPPKEGERYFALLRVNEIGLESPEHSRNLVLFDNLTPVYPDNRFKMENGPKNFSSRVIDILSPIGRGQRALLVAPPRTGKTMMLQNIANSINANHPDVDLIVLLIDERPEEVTDMARTVKAEVVSSTFDEPPQRHVQVTEMVLEKAKRLVERKRDVVILLDSITRLGRAYNAVTPSSGRVLSGGLDANAMQRPKRFFGAARNIEEGGSLTIIATALIDTGSRMDEVIFEEFKGTGNMDLYLDRKLAEKRVFPAIDINRSGTRKEELLLDDGVLNKVWILRKLLAPMNSIDSMEFLLDKMKGTKNNDEFFDMMGK; encoded by the coding sequence ATGGGCCAAGATAAAAAAATACAAAACCTGAACCTGACTGAACTGAAACAGAAGAATATGTCAGACCTAATGGAACTGGCAGCTAAATTCAAAGTTGAAAACCCCAGCGGAATGCGGAAGCAGGAATTAATATTTTCTCTGCTTCAGGGTTGCGCAGCGCAGAACGGACAGATTTACGGTGAAGGGGTTCTGGAAGTACTCCCCGACGGATTCGGCTTTCTGCGTTCCCCCACTTACAGCTACATGCCCGGACCGGACGACATCTACGTTTCTCCATCACAGATCAGGAGATTCGGTCTGCGAAAAGGGGACATTATCTCCGGCCAGATTCGCCCCCCAAAAGAAGGTGAACGTTACTTTGCCCTACTCAGGGTGAACGAAATAGGTCTTGAATCCCCAGAACATTCCAGAAATCTGGTTCTCTTTGACAACCTGACCCCCGTATACCCGGACAACCGTTTCAAGATGGAGAACGGTCCCAAGAATTTCAGCTCCCGGGTTATCGACATTCTCTCCCCTATCGGTCGCGGACAGCGCGCCCTGCTCGTAGCTCCTCCACGCACCGGTAAAACCATGATGTTGCAAAACATCGCCAACTCCATCAACGCCAATCATCCTGACGTTGACCTAATTGTCCTGCTTATCGACGAACGTCCAGAAGAAGTTACCGACATGGCTCGTACAGTTAAAGCTGAAGTTGTCAGCTCAACTTTTGACGAGCCGCCGCAGCGCCACGTTCAGGTTACCGAGATGGTACTTGAAAAGGCAAAGCGTCTGGTAGAGCGCAAGCGTGACGTAGTAATCCTGCTTGACTCCATCACTCGCCTCGGTCGTGCTTACAACGCCGTCACCCCTTCCTCTGGCAGGGTTCTTTCCGGTGGTCTGGATGCCAACGCCATGCAGCGCCCCAAAAGATTTTTCGGTGCAGCCCGCAACATTGAAGAGGGCGGAAGCCTGACCATTATCGCAACCGCACTCATTGATACCGGTTCCCGCATGGATGAAGTTATCTTTGAAGAATTCAAGGGTACCGGCAACATGGACCTCTATCTTGACCGCAAATTAGCAGAAAAACGCGTCTTCCCTGCTATCGACATCAACCGTTCAGGTACACGTAAAGAAGAACTCCTTCTTGATGACGGCGTACTCAACAAGGTATGGATACTGCGCAAACTTCTGGCTCCCATGAACTCTATTGATTCCATGGAATTCCTGCTTGATAAGATGAAGGGAACCAAAAACAACGATGAATTCTTCGATATGATGGGTAAATAA